A window of Fundulus heteroclitus isolate FHET01 chromosome 15, MU-UCD_Fhet_4.1, whole genome shotgun sequence contains these coding sequences:
- the LOC118566065 gene encoding zinc finger BED domain-containing protein 1-like, which produces MGRAQRVSITVDGWTSCATDSYITVTAHYVNEEWDMQSHVLQTRVFNESHTGVNLAALLQDVLREWNLGEKKPALVTDNARNMLVAGAGAEITPHVRCVAHTLNLASQKALKVDRVSELLVKVRKVVAYFHKSPQAAEVLREIQSQLRLPNHKLIHDVCTRWNSSVDMLERFWEQHPALLNAMLSRRIRRGEGLLAVNEDDMTLIQEIIKLMSPVKVATTLLSEEKSPTISMIAPIQAKLHKHFSEDNTDLPIIADMKQRFRQDFFDRYLDLQELLYNASGLDPRFKDLAFLDVDSRDLIFMKITSEVVKMNEQTGDSAALYEGEADEGGSDGSPSRERRDDDASPSPKKKTAMDQLFGEFITTRTPLKTMREKAKDEILKYRERDSLELGGDVLQWWKGQVDLPLLSALAKDYLSIPATSVSSERVFSSAGNIVTAQRSLLHPDHVDQLIFLKKNLKKTHLG; this is translated from the exons ATGGGTCGTGCACAGAGGGTGTCAATAACGGTTGATGGTTGGACCTCCTGTGCCACTGATTCTTACATTACTGTTACGGCACACTACGTGAACGAAGAGTGGGACATGCAGTCTCACGTCCTGCAAACGCGAGTGTTTAATGAGTCTCACACTGGGGTCAACTTGGCTGCGTTGCTGCAAGATGTACTTCGCGAGTGGAACCtcggagaaaaaaaacctgccttGGTGACAGACAACGCAAGAAACATGCTAGTGGCAGGGGCTGGCGCAGAGATAACACCCCATGTCCGATGCGTAGCCCACACATTAAACTTGGCCTCGCAAAAGGCACTGAAGGTGGACAGGGTGTCCGAATTGTTGGTGAAGGTGAGGAAGGTTGTTGCATACTTCCATAAAAGCCCACAAGCAGCTGAGGTTTTGAGGGAAATTCAGTCCCAGCTACGCCTACCCAACCACAAACTTATTCACGATGTCTGTACAAGATGGAACAGCTCTGTGGACATGCTGGAGAGATTCTGGGAGCAACATCCTGCTCTGTTGAACGCTATGCTGTCGAGAAGGATCAGGAGGGGAGAGGGCCTGTTAGCAGTGAATGAGGACGACATGACTCTGATCCAGGAAATCATCAAGCTGATGTCCCCTGTCAAAGTGGCCACCACACTTTTGAGTGAAGAAAAAAGCCCAACCATCTCAATGATCGCCCCAATACAAGCCAAACTCCACAAACACTTCTCCGAAGACAACACTGACCTGCCAATCATTGCAGATATGAAGCAGCGCTTCagacaagatttttttgatcGTTACTTGGATCTCCAAGAACTCCTCTACAATGCATCGGGCCTTGATCCCAGATTCAAAGACCTGGCTTTCCTTGATGTGGACTCCAGAGACCTCATCTTCATGAAAATAACATCTGAGGTGGTGAAGATGAACGAGCAG ACAGGAGACAGTGCTGCACTGTATGAAGGAGAGGCAGATGAGGGAGGCAGCGACGGAAGCCCCAGCAGGGAACGGAGAG ATGATGATGCCTCGCCCTCTCCTAAAAAGAAGACTGCCATGGACCAGCTGTTTGGAGAGTTCATCACCACAAGAACGCCATTGAAGACCATGAGGGAGAAAGCTAAGGatgaaattttaaaatacagagagagagattccTTAGAACTAGGCGGTGATGTGTTGCAGTGGTGGAAAGGGCAGGTGGAcctgccactcctttcagctttAGCTAAGGATTACTTGTCCATTCCAGCAACTAGTGTGAGCTCTGAGCGTGTCTTTAGCAGTGCAGGGAATATTGTCACTGCCCAACGTAGTCTCCTGCACCCTGACCATGTTGATCAATTGATCTTTCttaaaaagaatttgaaaaagaccCATCTGGGTTAA